One region of Gloeocapsopsis sp. IPPAS B-1203 genomic DNA includes:
- the hppD gene encoding 4-hydroxyphenylpyruvate dioxygenase — protein MRIDRVHFYVEDAQASSNWFVQHLGFQSVTRGVSDGNTYTEVVRSGTVYFVLSSPLLPQSPVAHFLQQHPPGVADIAFSIEDLDRVWHQAIAHGAKILQPLERRHNGQKNIKSGKIAGWGSLSHTLIEHKIESEDQQNLLSPSPFALTGIDHIVMNVAAGDLERAVTWYQNTLGFQTKQSFKIHTDRSGLHSQVLVSRDRQVQLPINEPASPNSQIQEFLDINRGSGIQHIALQTTNIVSSVAKLRNRGLAFLPVPPNYYTQLQARQIPLSTDEFQEIARQEILVDWQDTNPDALLLQIFTQPIFGEPTFFFELIERRRQAPGFGEGNFRALFEAIEREQDKRGSLQ, from the coding sequence ATGAGGATCGATCGCGTTCATTTTTATGTAGAAGATGCCCAAGCATCTAGTAACTGGTTTGTTCAACATTTAGGTTTTCAATCAGTCACCCGTGGCGTCAGTGATGGAAACACTTATACTGAAGTTGTCAGAAGTGGCACTGTCTACTTTGTATTATCTTCTCCACTCCTGCCCCAGAGTCCTGTCGCACATTTTTTGCAGCAGCATCCACCTGGTGTAGCTGATATTGCGTTTAGTATTGAGGATCTTGATAGAGTTTGGCATCAGGCGATCGCCCACGGGGCAAAAATATTACAACCACTTGAGCGACGTCACAATGGGCAGAAGAATATTAAATCTGGCAAAATTGCTGGTTGGGGTTCTCTATCCCATACTTTGATCGAGCACAAGATAGAAAGTGAAGATCAACAAAACCTTTTATCTCCCTCTCCCTTTGCTTTGACGGGCATCGATCACATTGTTATGAATGTAGCCGCAGGTGACTTAGAGCGTGCCGTCACTTGGTATCAAAATACTTTGGGTTTTCAAACAAAGCAATCGTTTAAGATTCACACAGATCGCTCAGGCTTACACAGCCAGGTTTTAGTTTCGCGCGATCGCCAAGTTCAATTACCAATCAATGAACCTGCGTCTCCTAATTCTCAAATTCAAGAGTTTTTGGATATTAATCGCGGATCTGGAATTCAACATATCGCTTTACAGACAACGAATATTGTGTCGAGTGTCGCAAAACTTCGCAATCGGGGATTAGCGTTTCTTCCTGTTCCTCCGAACTACTACACGCAGTTGCAAGCACGACAAATTCCTTTATCGACAGATGAATTTCAGGAAATTGCCCGACAAGAGATTTTGGTTGATTGGCAGGATACAAATCCTGATGCATTGCTACTTCAAATTTTCACGCAACCAATTTTTGGCGAACCCACTTTTTTCTTTGAGTTGATTGAACGCCGACGGCAAGCGCCTGGATTTGGCGAAGGTAATTTTCGTGCTTTGTTTGAAGCGATCGAACGCGAACAAGACAAGCGCGGCAGTCTTCAATAA
- a CDS encoding SDR family oxidoreductase — translation MQDKVVVVVGATGGIGSALSHKLANQGAQLILAARDSNNLSHLASQLSATAGQVLTVPTDITDRQQVDTLMDKAVAQFGHIDALVNAAGAGVMKPYGNLEPADLEAMLDVNFKGSFYTSQAAAELMQERKNGHICNLVGILGKHSMPMAAAYCASKFAVVGFSRCMAEELKRFGVKFTLFYFGGVNSPFWDNVQLKVDRKKMLSTQTAADAIFYALSAEPQAVPMEINLQPESHLFF, via the coding sequence ATGCAGGACAAAGTTGTTGTAGTTGTTGGGGCAACTGGTGGTATTGGTTCGGCGTTAAGCCACAAACTGGCTAACCAAGGAGCGCAGTTAATATTAGCAGCAAGAGATAGCAACAATCTCTCTCATCTTGCTAGTCAACTCAGTGCAACTGCCGGACAAGTCTTAACCGTGCCTACAGACATTACAGATCGGCAACAAGTTGATACATTGATGGACAAAGCTGTTGCCCAGTTTGGTCACATTGATGCTTTAGTGAATGCTGCTGGTGCAGGAGTTATGAAGCCATATGGGAACTTGGAACCTGCTGATTTAGAGGCAATGCTCGACGTTAACTTTAAGGGTAGTTTCTACACAAGTCAAGCAGCAGCCGAATTGATGCAAGAGCGCAAAAATGGACATATTTGTAATCTTGTGGGAATTCTTGGTAAGCATTCAATGCCAATGGCTGCAGCCTATTGTGCTTCTAAATTTGCTGTTGTTGGTTTTAGTAGATGTATGGCAGAAGAGTTAAAGCGATTTGGTGTTAAGTTCACGCTATTCTACTTTGGTGGAGTAAATTCTCCATTTTGGGATAACGTACAGTTAAAAGTAGATCGAAAAAAAATGCTCAGTACTCAAACGGCTGCGGATGCGATTTTTTATGCATTATCAGCTGAACCACAAGCTGTACCCATGGAAATTAATCTTCAGCCAGAAAGTCATTTGTTCTTCTAA